One Desulfobulbus propionicus DSM 2032 DNA segment encodes these proteins:
- a CDS encoding DUF533 domain-containing protein: MFDAEKLLGKIVGEVVGKSSGSWGGGKKSMLKGLGSGSGLMTIIGLGVGAYEILKQQGQKNPAGLAGQVPPPPPGGGSFTVPPPPLGGTASSPPPIPGSPTASHASAGAPLASPATGAELAVRMIQVMVAAAHADGAMDAEEERAVLDRLRGADLSQEEKMFLLNELHRPQSIEALTAGITDPSVAKTMYMLAVAAIEVDTEAERAWLDTLARQLGLSREMQSFIEEQGSVGR, encoded by the coding sequence ATGTTTGACGCGGAAAAGTTGTTGGGAAAAATTGTGGGCGAGGTGGTCGGCAAAAGCAGCGGTTCGTGGGGCGGCGGCAAGAAATCGATGCTGAAGGGCTTGGGGTCTGGATCGGGCCTGATGACCATCATCGGCTTGGGTGTCGGCGCCTATGAGATTTTGAAGCAGCAGGGGCAAAAAAATCCTGCCGGTCTCGCGGGACAGGTGCCGCCTCCTCCTCCGGGCGGTGGATCGTTCACCGTGCCGCCACCACCCCTTGGCGGCACGGCAAGCAGTCCGCCGCCGATACCTGGCAGCCCGACGGCCTCGCACGCGTCGGCAGGCGCGCCCCTCGCCAGCCCTGCGACCGGGGCGGAACTCGCGGTGCGCATGATTCAGGTGATGGTTGCGGCAGCCCATGCCGATGGTGCGATGGATGCGGAGGAAGAACGGGCGGTACTCGATAGGCTGCGCGGAGCCGATCTCAGTCAGGAGGAAAAGATGTTTTTGCTCAACGAATTGCACCGGCCGCAAAGTATCGAGGCGCTGACCGCCGGCATCACCGATCCCTCGGTGGCCAAAACCATGTACATGCTGGCGGTGGCCGCCATCGAGGTCGATACCGAGGCGGAACGCGCCTGGCTCGACACCCTGGCCCGGCAGCTTGGCCTCAGCCGGGAAATGCAATCCTTCATCGAGGAGCAAGGATCAGTTGGAAGGTAG
- a CDS encoding GAF and ANTAR domain-containing protein: protein MNENHPQNYDHYIKALMDISQAITSDLFLEDVFKLIVMVVAKVTEVDICSLWLVDEDVTPPKIRLKATQAIEPEYVIDRALNLDEGVVGHVVATQTPLVIADVLQCEIFKEKEMARKLGLVSMVGVPLKGKKDKIIGVINCFTSVPHEFSKTDINLLTTVANQAAVAIRNTELIIKTKIIEEELKARKKIERAKEIIMERQSLGGDEAYRWIRKRSMDSRKTMLEVAEAILLSNELYSP, encoded by the coding sequence ATGAACGAAAACCACCCCCAGAACTACGACCATTATATCAAGGCGCTGATGGACATCAGCCAGGCCATCACCTCGGATCTGTTTCTCGAAGATGTGTTCAAGCTGATCGTCATGGTGGTGGCCAAGGTGACCGAGGTGGACATCTGCTCCCTGTGGCTGGTGGACGAAGACGTCACGCCCCCCAAAATCCGCCTCAAGGCCACCCAGGCCATTGAACCGGAGTACGTGATCGACCGGGCGCTCAACCTGGACGAAGGCGTGGTCGGCCATGTGGTTGCCACCCAAACCCCGCTGGTGATCGCGGATGTGCTCCAGTGCGAGATTTTCAAAGAAAAGGAAATGGCCAGGAAACTTGGCCTGGTCTCGATGGTCGGAGTGCCGCTGAAAGGGAAAAAGGATAAGATTATCGGGGTGATCAACTGTTTCACCTCCGTGCCCCATGAATTTTCCAAGACCGATATCAACCTGCTGACCACGGTGGCCAATCAGGCGGCGGTGGCCATTCGCAACACCGAGCTGATCATCAAGACCAAGATCATCGAAGAGGAACTGAAGGCACGCAAAAAGATCGAACGAGCCAAGGAAATCATCATGGAACGCCAGTCGCTGGGCGGCGACGAGGCTTACCGCTGGATCAGAAAGCGGAGCATGGATTCGCGCAAGACCATGCTCGAGGTGGCCGAGGCCATCCTGCTCTCCAACGAGCTCTATTCGCCGTGA
- a CDS encoding glutamate synthase-related protein, giving the protein MRFAKNNDVLGTTNRGNPAESGLCTLCRADCMGQCETWKSSLVGRKLLYPRDFGVVTAGANNTTHVGVSYNSLRIQGYAYGAHGMAQGLSSDPDNCIFPNVDLTTEFGNEVKTKSRIPLMTGALGSTFIAAKYWDSFAIGGALVGIPIVVGENVVGVDKASEIKNGKITKAPELDRRIDTYLRYFDGFGAIIVQMNVEDTRNGVAEYVVEKYGDRCIVELKWGQGAKDIGGEIQVASLEYAQFLKNRGYIVDPDPTLPEVQKAFEKGAIKTFARHSRLGGTNLSTVDLVREDFMKSVDYLRKIGFKRISLKTGSYGMEELAMAIKFASEAGLDLLTIDGSGGGTGMSPWNMMQSWGVPSINLHSKAYEYASILAAQGKRVVDLSFAGGFALEDSIFKGLALGAPYTKLICMGRGIMIPGFLGSNIEGALHPERREKLNGNWDKLPASISAMGSTPEAIFASYYDVEKKVGKEEMKNIPYGAIAMWTMADKLACGLQQLMAGARKFQINKLSRNDLFAGNRETARETGITYITDSRDESAKKILAM; this is encoded by the coding sequence ATGCGATTTGCAAAAAACAACGATGTTCTGGGCACCACCAACCGAGGAAACCCTGCTGAATCCGGCCTGTGCACCCTGTGCCGCGCCGATTGCATGGGGCAGTGCGAAACCTGGAAATCCAGCCTGGTTGGCCGCAAACTGCTCTATCCGCGTGATTTCGGTGTCGTCACCGCCGGCGCCAACAACACCACCCACGTGGGCGTCTCCTACAATTCGTTGCGTATCCAGGGCTATGCCTACGGTGCCCACGGAATGGCCCAGGGCTTGTCGAGCGATCCGGACAACTGTATTTTCCCCAATGTTGACCTGACCACCGAATTTGGCAACGAGGTCAAGACCAAGAGCCGCATCCCGCTGATGACCGGCGCCCTGGGTTCGACCTTCATCGCTGCCAAGTATTGGGATTCCTTTGCCATCGGCGGCGCGCTTGTCGGTATTCCGATCGTGGTCGGCGAGAACGTGGTCGGCGTCGACAAGGCCTCGGAAATCAAGAACGGCAAGATCACCAAGGCTCCGGAACTGGATCGCCGCATCGACACCTACCTCCGCTATTTCGACGGATTTGGCGCGATCATCGTGCAGATGAACGTGGAAGACACCCGCAATGGCGTGGCCGAGTACGTGGTCGAGAAATACGGTGACCGGTGCATCGTCGAGCTGAAATGGGGCCAGGGCGCCAAGGACATCGGCGGAGAAATTCAGGTGGCCAGCCTCGAGTACGCCCAGTTCCTCAAAAACCGTGGCTACATCGTCGATCCCGACCCGACCCTGCCGGAAGTACAGAAGGCATTTGAAAAGGGCGCGATCAAGACCTTTGCCCGCCACAGCCGGCTCGGCGGCACCAACCTCAGCACCGTGGACCTGGTGCGCGAGGACTTCATGAAATCGGTTGACTATCTGCGCAAGATCGGCTTCAAGCGCATTTCGCTCAAAACCGGCTCCTATGGCATGGAAGAACTCGCCATGGCGATCAAGTTCGCCTCCGAGGCCGGCCTTGACCTGCTGACCATCGACGGCTCCGGCGGCGGTACCGGCATGAGCCCCTGGAACATGATGCAGAGCTGGGGCGTGCCGTCGATCAATCTCCACTCCAAGGCCTATGAGTACGCCTCCATCCTGGCCGCCCAAGGCAAGCGGGTGGTCGATCTCTCCTTTGCCGGCGGTTTTGCCCTTGAGGACAGCATCTTCAAGGGGCTGGCCCTGGGCGCGCCCTACACCAAGCTGATCTGCATGGGCCGGGGCATCATGATTCCCGGCTTCCTTGGCTCCAACATCGAGGGCGCACTCCATCCGGAACGCCGGGAAAAACTCAACGGCAACTGGGACAAACTGCCGGCGAGCATCAGCGCCATGGGCTCGACCCCGGAAGCAATCTTCGCTTCCTACTACGATGTGGAGAAAAAGGTCGGCAAAGAGGAGATGAAGAACATCCCCTACGGCGCCATCGCCATGTGGACCATGGCCGACAAGCTGGCCTGCGGCCTGCAGCAGCTGATGGCCGGAGCACGGAAGTTCCAGATCAACAAGCTCAGCCGCAACGACCTGTTTGCCGGCAATCGGGAAACTGCACGGGAGACCGGCATTACCTACATCACCGATTCCCGCGACGAAAGCGCCAAGAAGATCCTGGCGATGTAA
- a CDS encoding M18 family aminopeptidase has translation MMHANEYIESLFSFINNSPTPFHAAANGAALLSANGFQRLRETDRWSNLSSGAYYVLRNDASLIAFSLNDRLQQGLPLRMAGAHTDSPGLKVKPNPLQQRQGCVQMGVEVYGGALLAPWFDRDLSLAGRVSWRCRDGHLHCGLIDCKRPVAIIPSLAIHLDREVNSKRSIDKQTDLIPLLMLSNEKASPDFKKLLIDQLVADNPNASEAEVLDFDLFLYDTQPLAQTGWHNEFITGARLDNLLSCHALLHALIRSDNRHNSLIVLNDHEEVGSVSTAGAQGPFLKDILERLIPDPVVRRQTLAGSLFISVDNAHAVHPNFIGKHDPEHLPLLNHGPVVKTNANQRYATNGLTASLFRLFCQRAEIPCQQFVMRNDLACGSTIGPLTAAELGVPTVDIGIPQLAMHSIRETAGRLDGWYLLRVMTAIFAAGDDALRCPEVGLP, from the coding sequence ATGATGCACGCAAACGAATATATTGAGAGCCTCTTTTCCTTTATCAACAACTCGCCCACTCCGTTTCACGCCGCAGCCAACGGCGCGGCATTGCTCAGCGCCAACGGCTTTCAACGCCTGCGGGAAACCGATCGGTGGAGCAATCTCTCTTCTGGGGCGTACTATGTCCTCCGCAACGACGCCAGCCTGATCGCCTTTTCCCTGAACGATCGGCTGCAACAGGGCCTGCCGCTGCGCATGGCGGGTGCCCATACCGACAGCCCCGGCCTCAAGGTCAAGCCCAACCCCCTGCAGCAACGCCAAGGCTGTGTTCAGATGGGGGTCGAGGTCTACGGCGGCGCCTTGCTGGCTCCCTGGTTCGACCGGGACCTGTCCCTCGCCGGACGGGTGAGCTGGCGTTGCCGTGACGGGCATCTCCACTGCGGCCTGATCGATTGCAAACGGCCGGTGGCGATCATTCCCAGCCTGGCAATCCACCTTGACCGCGAGGTCAACAGCAAACGCAGCATCGACAAGCAAACCGATCTCATCCCCTTGTTGATGCTTTCAAACGAAAAGGCTTCACCGGATTTCAAGAAGTTGCTCATCGACCAACTGGTTGCCGACAATCCGAACGCGTCGGAGGCGGAGGTGCTCGATTTCGATCTCTTCCTCTACGACACCCAACCTCTTGCCCAAACGGGATGGCACAATGAATTCATCACCGGCGCCCGACTGGACAACCTGCTTTCCTGCCATGCCCTGCTGCACGCCCTGATTCGAAGCGATAACCGACACAACAGCCTGATCGTCCTCAACGATCATGAAGAGGTAGGCAGCGTCTCCACCGCCGGTGCCCAGGGGCCTTTTCTCAAGGACATCCTGGAACGGCTGATCCCCGACCCGGTGGTCCGCCGCCAGACCCTTGCCGGCTCCCTGTTCATCTCGGTGGACAATGCCCACGCGGTGCATCCCAATTTCATCGGCAAGCACGATCCGGAACATCTGCCCCTGCTTAATCATGGACCGGTTGTCAAGACCAATGCCAACCAACGGTACGCCACCAATGGTCTCACCGCCAGCCTCTTCCGCCTGTTCTGCCAACGGGCCGAAATACCCTGCCAGCAATTCGTCATGCGCAACGATCTTGCCTGCGGTTCGACCATCGGCCCGCTGACGGCCGCTGAACTGGGAGTTCCCACAGTGGACATTGGCATACCGCAACTGGCCATGCATTCGATCCGCGAGACGGCCGGCCGCCTGGACGGCTGGTATCTGCTGCGCGTCATGACCGCCATTTTCGCCGCTGGAGACGACGCGCTCCGCTGTCCGGAGGTCGGATTGCCCTAA
- a CDS encoding putative metalloprotease CJM1_0395 family protein produces MLATVTTSNASLVNTYDRSGRTISPLRSQPAHPIAPAGEIDAAREQKADTVTLSPQGLDKSRQAQARDGAESSSAAPDTKDRQARSGAGQADGEELTVEDQKVVQQLKERDREVRAHEMAHLASAGQHARGGPTYTYQQGPDGRRYAIGGEVPIDVSEEKSPEETIEKMQAVKRAAMAPAEPSSTDRGIAAAAAALESKARQEMQTEQAEESPQQTATGEPAATDPTVQATSEGQAPQRRPTRSLDVLA; encoded by the coding sequence ATGCTTGCGACCGTCACCACCAGCAACGCCTCCCTTGTCAACACCTACGACCGAAGCGGTAGAACGATTTCTCCTCTTCGCTCGCAGCCCGCACACCCCATTGCGCCCGCCGGAGAGATCGACGCCGCACGGGAACAGAAGGCGGATACCGTTACCCTTTCCCCACAAGGGCTCGACAAATCGCGGCAGGCACAGGCTCGTGACGGCGCGGAGTCATCATCTGCGGCTCCTGACACTAAAGACCGCCAAGCTCGGTCTGGCGCGGGCCAGGCGGACGGTGAAGAACTGACGGTGGAAGACCAAAAGGTGGTCCAACAGCTCAAGGAACGGGATCGCGAGGTCAGGGCCCACGAGATGGCTCATTTGGCCAGCGCCGGGCAGCATGCCCGGGGCGGCCCCACGTATACTTACCAGCAAGGCCCGGATGGTCGCCGCTATGCCATCGGCGGTGAAGTGCCGATCGACGTCAGCGAGGAAAAGTCGCCCGAGGAAACCATCGAGAAGATGCAGGCCGTCAAGCGGGCCGCCATGGCTCCGGCCGAGCCTTCATCAACGGATCGCGGCATCGCCGCCGCCGCTGCCGCCCTGGAAAGCAAGGCCCGCCAGGAAATGCAGACCGAGCAGGCCGAAGAATCGCCGCAACAGACAGCCACCGGCGAACCGGCGGCAACAGATCCAACGGTCCAAGCTACCTCCGAAGGCCAAGCTCCCCAACGACGTCCCACACGATCCCTGGACGTTCTCGCCTAA